AACGCAGGGATTAACGCGGCTAAGCCGATACCAACAAAGTTCTGTGCAAGGTGAGCCAGTATTGGATATTCACTGCTATTAAACCACCACAATAAGTTACCAGCAGCAGACTGGCCAATTGCCACGATAGTTAATGCATAATAGCCAATGCTAATGCACAGGCTGAGTATGACTAATTTGATGATATTCATTTATTCCCTTATTGTTTGAACATTCCATTAACGTTTTTTGCAAAACGTTTCAGCAGCTGAGTAGAGGCTACTTTTGTAGTATTGCATTATATCGGCTAAATGCCGCATCGAGATCGGCAATTAAATCGTCGGCATCTTCAAGTCCAATATGTAAGCGTATTAATGGTTTGCTGCTGTCCCATTGAGTAGCGGTACGGATATTGTTAATACCGAATACCCCTAAAATTAAGCTTTCGAAACCGCCCCATGAAAAGCCCATTTTAAAATGGTCCATGTTTTCAACAAAAGCAGTGACTGACGCTAAGTCGCCTTGCTTGAGTACAAACGAGAATAAACCATTACCGCCGCTAAAGTCGCGCTTAAAAAACTCGTGACCAGGGCAAGTATCGAACGCCGGATGACGGACATGATCCACTTCTGCACGAGTCGCCAACCAATTAGCCACTTTTAAGGCATTTTTATTATGCTGTGCCATACGTACCCCTAAGGTACGTAAGCCTCGCGCGGCTAAATAAACGTCATCAGGCGAGGTGGTTTGGCCCATTAAGTAACTATTTTCGCGCAGTTGTTCCCAATGTTGTTCATTGGCAGTAGCCGTACCCATCATCACATCAGAATGGCCGACAATGTATTTGGTGGCAGCTTGAATAGAGATGTCGACCCCCATATCAAATGGGCGAGAATTAATCGGTGAAGCCCAGGTATTATCCAGCATTACAATGACATCATGTTCGTGAGCGATACGGCAAAGCGATGGTACATCCTGCACTTCCATGGTGATAGAACCTGGTGATTCTAAAAATAATACCTTGGTGTTAGGACGAATTAACTCACGAATGCCTACGCCAATCATTGGGTCGTAATAGGTGGTTTCGATACCAAAGCCCGCGAGCATTTTATTGCATAAATCGCGGGTTGGTTCATAGGCTGTGTCGACCATTAATAAATGGTCGCCACTTTTTAAAAATGATAACAAAGCGCTGCTGATCGCGCCCGCACCAGAAGGGTATAACGCCGTGCCAGCGCCACCTTCAAGTTCGCATATGGCTTGTTGAAATGAAAAATGGGTTGGGGTGCCGCGACGACCGTAAAACATTTCACCGTTGGTTTTGTTTTTAATCGCAAAACGCATCTCATCCATGGTGTCGAACACCACGGTAGAGGCTCTAAATACTGGCGGATTAATAATGCCTTTAGTGAACTTTTTGTCGCGGCCAACGCTAACAATTTGGGTGGCCAGTTTATCGTCTTTGCTCATGTTGTTATTTCCATTATGTGTAGAGTCCATGGTTTATGTTTTAGCTAATGTTTATTAGCAAATATCAATGACATGGATAAATGCGCTACGGTGAATGATCTACTGATGTTCATCATCCTAGCACCAACAAACCTAAATAAAAGCGCCTAAATGCTGTGGTTGACTATTTTTCATCACTCAAAGGTAACGTCAGGCATATTTCAACCCCTTCAATGTCGTTCTCTATTATGTTGGTTGCTTTAATGCTGCCATGGTGAAAGTCGGTAACTAATCGGGCAATGTATAAGCCTAAACCAAGATGAGGCTTACCATTAATACCTTGAGGCCTGATAGACACCATAGATTCAAAAATTTGGCTGTTCATGTCTTTTGGCAGTAAAGGACCAATGTTACTGACTTTTAATATTGCCTGTTTATGATATTGGGTCAGGCTGACGGTGATGGCGCTATCGGGCTGATGAAATTCAATGGCGTTGTTGATCAGTTTATCCATTAATTGCGCGATGTATTCCGGTACACCGTCACAAGACATGGCTTTATCTTCAATGTGGATGCTAAAGAGCTGGTCTGGATAAGTCATTTGATAGCCTTGCATACAACCGCTAATCACTTTCTTTAATGAAAAACGACAGCTTTCAGCTTGGGTTAAACTGGCTTCCAAGCGAGTTGCTTCGCTTAAGTTATTTAAAATAAGGTGTAGGCGGCTGACACCTTCTTGGGCACGGCTAACATATTTTTGTGATTGCTCGTCCAGTTGTTGCAAGCCTAAGTGTTCAAGTGAGCTGCGCACCACGGCAACAGGGGTACGAAGTTCGTGCGATAAACGCGACGACATATTTTCTAAATAATGAGTGTATTGCCCAAGGCGGCTGACAATACTTGAAAAGCTGCGTGACAAATCACCGATTTCATCTCGATTTTTTGATGCCACAATCTGCTGTCTTACTCGGCCCTGGCTGTCGATGGCGAGTTCAGCCTGATCACGTAAACGGCGAATGCGGCTTGAAATACTCGAGGCAAAAATAAACAAGGCTAATGTGCCCATGCTCATAATAGTTAATATGACGTTAAACAGTTTTTCCAGGGCGCGGTTACGCAGGCTGCGAATGCCGTGAGTGGTTTCTTCTGCAATAACGACTCCCATGACTTTATCGTCAATCCAAATTGGGCTTGCTGCGGCTAATACTACGGCTTTGTTGTCTGGCGTTAAGCGCCATGTAGAGCCTTGTTTGCCGCTTAAGGCTTTTTCAATATGGCTGCCAGTGAGTTCAGTTGAGTCTTGCAGTGAATCGATAAAGTCTTGTGGCGGACGAGTTAATATTTTGTAGTATAACGGCAGAATATATTGCTGCTTAAAGTGCAGCCAAAACGACTCAGGTTGATTGACCTCGATATCATCTGCCCAGGTGTTGGACGATGAACGAATATCACCCGATTTTGCCAGTACGCGGCCATGATTATCGACGACCCAAATACGTGAGCTGTTGTGGCTCATGCCTTTAATGATATTTTCAATTTCAGGCGAGGGCACTAATACCGTGCCTAAACTGGCTACTGAGTCGGTGGCAGAGGTACCAATAACATTCACTAATTGACGTGTTTTTGTATCGTTTACATTATGAATCGCAAAACCTAATTTGCTGCCTACCATTTCGAGTGGCAGTCTAAACTCAATATTGTATCCCTTGTCGGTTTTTAACCACTGGCCTTGAATGCGCACTTCTGGGGTAACGGGCATCGATTGGCTGGGGTCGGCGGGTAATTCAAACGCACTAAGCCAACCACTTTGGGTATTGGCAATAATATAACGCCTGAACATGCCATCGGGCGATTGAGTTGCCATGACTAAGTGATCGTTTCTATCAATGCGTAAGCTTTTACGGTTACGAAAAATCAGGTTCGGGTCATTGACGTTGAAAAAGCCGTATAAATAGCCGCCGTATTTGCCCACCATATGACTAAAGCTAATATCGATTGGCTCAGTTTCGCTGCGCTGATAAATAACATGTTTGTCTGAATAGTTGAGGGTGCGATGTTGGTATAAGTCCCAGTCACTCAGTTTACCGTCGAGTTGAATGGGCCCAGCTAACGGGTAGGCGTATAAGTCGCGGCCTTTTTCAACTTGGTTTAAAAAGCTGGCTTGGTTATCAAATAATTTTGGTCGCTCATGTAGCGCCGTAGCAAGCGCTTGAGTGGTGCCTTCAAGGGTTTTTTCTTGGCCATAACGCAGGTACTTTTCCATTTCCCACACATATTCATACCCAAGCCATGGTAGGCAGAGTAAAAACAGCGACAAAATGACGACCTTGGCACGCAGCCCTATCGGTAAATTCATCTGTTAGATATTGTCCCAGCGGTAGCCCATGCCATAAACGGTATCGATACAGTCAAATTCAGCGTCGATGACGATAAACTTTTTCCTAATGCGCTTAACGTGCGAGGTGATCGTGCTGTCGTCGACGTAAATTTTAGCTTCTTGCATTAAATCCTGACGGCTGCGCACATGTCCTGGATGTTTGGCCATGGCATGAACCATCCAAAACTCGGTCACGGTCAGTTCAATGGGTTGCGATTTCCAATATACCTGAATGCGATTGCCATCGATGGTGAGGTGGCCGCGCTCAAGTAAGTTGTCTTCTATTGGGCTTGAACCGATTAATTCTGAACGGCGAAACAGGGCGGCAATACGGGCCATTAAATGGGGGAAACTGACTTCTTTTGTTAAATAATCATCGGCCCCTAAACGCAGACCACACACGGTGTCAAAGTCACTGTCGCGTGCGGTTAAAAAGATGATTGGTAGGCTGCTCGACATTGCACGCAGTGCCTGGCATAGGGTAAAGCCGCCGTCTATTTCATGCTCTAAACCAATATCAATAATGGCTAGGTCTGGTAAGCGGGCATTAAAGGCGAGCATGGCTGCGGGGCGATTTGCATAGGCTTGAACACTATACCCTTGCTGTTGCAGGACATCTTTGTAGTTTTCGCGGATAGCGGCTTCGTCTTCAACAATGGCAATTCGTTTCATGGGATGATTTCAATTAATAGGCTGATAATTAGATACAGTACTGACTATACAGGATTTTATCGACCAAAAAAGCCGTTGACGGCAATTGCCATATTGTTGCCACATTTGATCGCCACATTGCCATTTTTGCTCCCCAATAAAGCCACCTATGAGGTGTTTAATAGCGACATAGAGTTAATCAGCAACGCATTAACTCATGTATTGATGATAACCATCATTTTTTAAACAACCACTTTAAACAACCGCTAAAAGGGATTCTTTATGAAAAAGCAACTTATTGCCGCAACAATTATTTCTACCATGATGATTTCAAACGTCAGTTGGGCAAATGACAATGACAATGACATGAGCGAAGAGCGCGAACACACAGAAGAGCTAGTGGGTTTGAGCTCTGGGATTTTACTCGGTGCTGTTATCGGCGGCCCAGTGGGTGCCATTATTGGTGCATTTACCGGTACGTTTATTGGTAAGTCGGTTGGCGATGAAGCAGAACTCAGCGTCCAGAAACAACAATTAGTGCAGCAAGAACAAAAATTAACGCAAACTAACGAGCAATTAATGGCATTGAGCACTAAGCAGCAGTCGTTGGAGCAAGTGTCGGAGAAATATTATCAATTACAGTCTAACTTGGCTGAACAAAAAGCGAATCAACAACAAACGCTTAATGAGTTAACCATTGGAATGAATGTGCAGTTTAAAACCGGTTCGAGCCATATTGAGCCGTTATTTGAACAACAATTAGATAATGTGGCTTACATGATGAGCTTGTCACCAGAATTGACCATAGATTTAACCGGTTATGCCGACCGCCGTGGCGATAATGATTTCAACCAAGCCTTGTCTGAACAGCGTTTAGCTGAAGTGACACAATACTTAGTTACCCAAGGCATTGCCCGCGAGCGTTTGCATGGACAGGCTTATGGTTCAACGTTGCCAATGCACCAGGAACAAAATTTTGAAAACGACTTTTTTGATCGTCGGGTGACGCTCAAGTTATTAGCCCCAGGTGCTGAACTTGCTGCTAACTAAATTTACACGTCGATTTTCCTTTTTGTTTTGAATATTACCCATCTAGGCGCAAACATTGATGTTGTAGCCTAAATGGGTGAGGAGCGAGTATGCGCCCGTTGTTTTTAATCTCACATTTGTCTATTAAACCTGTTTGTAAATCGCTGTGTTTTGGTTTGTTGTTTGTCATTTATGCCAGTATTACAACGGCATTTGCATCACCGTCTGGGTATCAAGAAGACGATATCACTCAAGGAACATTAGAGTACTTTCAACAAAATCAAGTGATACAAGCTTTTGCGCTAGATACACAAGTGAGCATGGATGTGTCGGGATTACTCAATCGGGTCACCGTTAAGCAAGTGTTTATCAATGATTCTGATCAATGGGTGAATGGGCGATACCTATTTCCGTTACCTGAAACTGCAGCTGTCGATAGCATGCAGTTACGCATTGGCGACAAAGTCATAGCAGGACAAATACAACCTAAAAAACAAGCATTACAGACTTTTGAAACTGCCAAGAAACAAGGTAAACAAGCGAGTTTGTTACAGCAACAACGACGCAATTTGTTTACCTCAGATGTGGCCAATTTAGGGCCACACGAGCAACTCGTGGTAGAAATTAGTTATCAACAAAAGGTTGAGTATCGTGATGGGCTGTTTAGTTTACGTTTTCCATTAGCGATAACACCGCGTTATAACCCGCAAGCAGATCGCACTACCGAGCAGCCGCCATTGGCCATGCCATCGAGCGCTAATACGGCGACATCTGTTAAACAAGTAATACCTGAACTAAATGTGAAGATGCAGGTGAACATTGATGCCGGTTTTGAACTAACCTCATTAAACAGTCTTTATCATCCGATTAAACAGTCTATTGCCGGTAATCATTACAGTGTTAACTTTGACGGCAAGCAAATTGCTGACCGTGATTTTGTGCTGCAATGGCAGGCTAACGTAGGGGCATTACCACAAGCCGCGACGTTTTATCAAACCGGTAAAACCCATGTGATAAACAATAGCGTTGGACATGAACAGACAGCACAAAGACAACCAAATCCGGTTGATAACAATATGTACTCGCTCTTGATGTTAATGCCGCCGAGTGTGGAAGTGAGCGAGCAACACCTTATTGCCAGAGAACTGATTTTAGTTATCGATACGTCTGGTTCTATGTCTGGCCAGTCTATTACTCAAGCCAAGCAAGCATTACAGTTCGCACTAGCGGGACTGCGTGACATCGACAGCTTTAATATTATTGAATTTAATAGTGACGTAACAATGTTATCTGCCACGCCATTGTCTGCTAATAGCCGTAATATTGGTAAAGCAAACCGATTTATTCAGTCACTAGATGCTGATGGCGGCACCGAAATGCGCAGTGCATTACAAACTGCGCTGGTGGACAGCGTACAGCAAGATTCAGATCAAACCGATGCTCACAGCGAAATGTTACGCCAAGTGATTTTTATGACCGACGGTGCCGTTGGCAACGAACATGAGTTGTATCAGCTTATTAATGATCAATTGGGTGACAGCCGATTATTCACGGTCGGAATTGGCTCTGCACCGAATTCCGATTTTATGCGCCGAGCGGCAACAATGGGTCGAGGAACATTTACCTATATTGGCAATGAGTCTGAAGTGCAGCAAAAAATTGAACAATTACTTAATAAAATTGAGCAACCCGTGCTGACCAATATTGGCTTGTATTATCTTGATGGCAGTGTCCCGGATTATTGGCCGACCACCATTAGCGATTTATACCAAAATGAACCCCTTTGGGTAAGTATTAAATCGGCGTCACACCAACAACAGCCCATCATAGTGTCTGGCAATATTAATGGTCAATATTGGCAACAACAACTTGATTTTGAAGAAAATCAAGCAGCTAAGGGGATTGATTTGTTATGGGCAAATGCGCAAATAACATCACTTGAGCTTTATAAAGACAATGCCAGCCGCGACCGCGTCAATAAGCAAGTTGAAGCATTAGGCTTGTTGTATCACTTAGTGACCAGTCAAACCAGTTTAGTTGCGGTGGATGTGACACCGGTTAACCCATTAATTGATAGCCCTATAGATGTGCAGTTACAGCCGCATATGCCCCATGGATTAAATGCATCGCAGTCGTCGCAAGTATTGCCACAAACCGGTACCGCTAGTCGATTATGGTTATTAATTGGTTTTAGTTTGCTTGGCTTAGGATTGTTGCACTATTTATGGTTAAGGCAGCGCTTACCAGGCCAATTGTTAGTGATTGAATCACATGATTAAACAGGAGCGGAAATATGCAGCGAACAATATCACCGACCAAGCATTGGATTGTGATTGTGCTTCTAAGCGTACTGGGATGTGCATTATTATTACAGGGAGGTTATATGCAAGCTAAAGCCCATTTTGCCCAGTTTTTAATTGAACGGGCTTTTGAAAAAACCTTGGCAGATAGCCAACCACATAAACCCTGGTCTTGGGCAGACACTCATCCGGTAGCTAAGATGCGTGTGTTGCAACAACACAATGATAGCTTGCAACCTTTAGGCAGTGACTTATACGTATTAGCGGGGGCCTCTGGGCGTAATTTAGCCTTTGGCCCTGGATTAATGTTAGCGGGGGCGGCGTTGGGTGAGCAGGGCAATATGATAATTGCCGGCCATCGAGACAGTCATTTTATGCGTTTACAATACGTTAAGGTTGGCGACATGATTGAGCTTTATAGCACTGCAGGTGAGCGAGTGTTATATCAAATTACTACCACGCATGTGGTGCATGAAACCGACTTAGATGTGCTGGCTCCCACAGCAGAAAGTCATTTAACCTTGATAACCTGTTATCCGTTTGACCAACTGAGTGGCAATGCCGAATATCGCTATATTGTTGAAGCTAAACCAATCGATACAAAACCGCGATACAGTGTGAGTTAGCTATTTATGGCCACTTGTCTTAATTGCAATAAAAAAGCAGAGCCCAATAGGACTCTGCTTTTTTGTGTCAGACAACCTGTAATTAGGCTCTCATTGATTTTTCACCTCGGGCTAAACCAACCACACCAGAACGCGATATTTCAATCACTTTGGTCATATCGGTGATCGCATGGATAAACGCATCAATTTTATCGCTGGTTCCGACCATTTGGATCGTATAAATATTGGCGGTAACATCAACGATTTGGCCACGAAAAATATCAGCAGTGCGTTTGACTTCTTCGCGTTGATCGCCTTGAGCTTTCACTTTAACTAAGGCAATTTCACGTTCAATATAGGCCGACTCGGTAATGTTAGCCACTTTCAAAATATCGATAAGCTTATGCAATTGTTTTTCAATTTGCTCAAGAATATTGGCATCAGCAATCACGGTAATATTTAAGCGTGACAAGGTCACATCTTCAGTCGGCGCAACGGTTAAGCTTTCGATGTTGTAACCGCGTTGAGAAAATAATCCCACCACTCGTGACAAAGCGCCTGGTTGGTTTTCAAGTAATACAGAAATAATACGACGCATTAGCTTTTCTCCGTTTTGCTTAGCCACATTTCGTTCATCGCGCCGCCGCGAATCAGCATTGGGTACACATGTTCAGTCTCGTCTACGCTGATATCAACAAACACTAACTTGTCTTTCATCGCCAACGCTTCAGCCAGCTTAGATTCTAATTCATCTGGATGATTAATGTTCATTCCCACATGGCCATAGGCTTCAGCAATTTTGGCAAAGTTAGGCACAGAATCCATATAAGAATGGGAATGACGACCTGAATAAATCATGTCCTGCCACTGTTTCACCATGCCAAGGAAGCGGTTGTTTAAGTTGATAATTTTAACCGGAGTATCATATTGCAGTGCCGTTGAAAGCTCCTGAATATTCATTTGGATAGAACCATCACCCGTAACGCACACTACAGTCGCTTCAGGGAACGCCATTTTAACGCCCATTGCCGCAGGCAAACCAAAGCCCATGGTGCCTAATCCACCTGAGTTAATCCAACGGCGTGGTTTATCGAACGGATAATATAACGCGGCAAACATTTGATGTTGGCCGACATCCGACGCCACATAAGCGTCACCATTGGTGAGTTTGTACAATGTTTCAATAACTTGCTGTGGTTTGATTCTATCTGTAGTGCGATCGAACTCTAAGCTCTTTCGTGAACGCCAAATTTCAATGTCACTCCACCATGCTGCCATAGCAGTAGCATCATTGGTGTCCTTGGATTCATCAAGTAGATCTAACATGCCGTCTAAAATATTGTCGGCAGAGCCAACAATTGGAATATCGACCCGAACCGTTTTAGAGATAGAAGATGGATCAATATCGATGTGTAAAATGGTGGCGTTAGGACAATATTTTTCAACATTGTTGGTGGTGCGGTCGTCAAAACGGACCCCAATACCAAAGATTAAATCGGTGTTGTGCATTGCCATATTCGCTTCGTATAAACCATGCATTCCTAGCATGCCTAAACTCTGCTTATGGGTGCCAGGAAACGCGCCTAAGCCCATCAAAGTACTCACGACAGGGATGTTTAAACGTTCGGCAAGGGCAAGTATTTGTGCATCACAACCCGAAATAATCGCGCCACCACCGACATATAATACCGGTTTTTTAGCCGCTAACAGGGCTTGCAAACCGCGACGAATTTGTCCTTTATGACCCGATGTAGTGGGGTTATACGAACGCATTTTAACGCTGTCCGGATAAACATAATCATGCAGTATATCTGGGCTTAAACAGTCTTTAGGCAAATCAATGACCACAGGGCCAGGGCGACCGGTAGCGGCAATGAAAAAGGCTTTTTTAACCGTTTCTGGAATGTCTTTTGCATCTGTTATTAAAAAACTGTGCTTAACGATTGGGCGAGAAATACCAATCATGTCGCATTCTTGGAAGGCATCATTACCAATCAAATTACTCGGCACTTGACCAGACAACACAACCAGTGGGATTGAATCCATGTAAGCAGTGGCAATACCAGTAATAGCATTGGTAGCACCAGGGCCTGAAGTGACTAACACGACGCCAACTTTGCCAGTTGCACGGGCATAACCATCAGCCATGTGCACAGCGGCTTGTTCATGACGAACTAGGATGTGTTCAATACCAGATATTTTATGCAGAGAATCATAGATGTCTAATACCGAACCAC
The nucleotide sequence above comes from Shewanella sp. Arc9-LZ. Encoded proteins:
- a CDS encoding cystathionine beta-lyase gives rise to the protein MSKDDKLATQIVSVGRDKKFTKGIINPPVFRASTVVFDTMDEMRFAIKNKTNGEMFYGRRGTPTHFSFQQAICELEGGAGTALYPSGAGAISSALLSFLKSGDHLLMVDTAYEPTRDLCNKMLAGFGIETTYYDPMIGVGIRELIRPNTKVLFLESPGSITMEVQDVPSLCRIAHEHDVIVMLDNTWASPINSRPFDMGVDISIQAATKYIVGHSDVMMGTATANEQHWEQLRENSYLMGQTTSPDDVYLAARGLRTLGVRMAQHNKNALKVANWLATRAEVDHVRHPAFDTCPGHEFFKRDFSGGNGLFSFVLKQGDLASVTAFVENMDHFKMGFSWGGFESLILGVFGINNIRTATQWDSSKPLIRLHIGLEDADDLIADLDAAFSRYNAILQK
- the pdsS gene encoding proteobacterial dedicated sortase system histidine kinase, which translates into the protein MNLPIGLRAKVVILSLFLLCLPWLGYEYVWEMEKYLRYGQEKTLEGTTQALATALHERPKLFDNQASFLNQVEKGRDLYAYPLAGPIQLDGKLSDWDLYQHRTLNYSDKHVIYQRSETEPIDISFSHMVGKYGGYLYGFFNVNDPNLIFRNRKSLRIDRNDHLVMATQSPDGMFRRYIIANTQSGWLSAFELPADPSQSMPVTPEVRIQGQWLKTDKGYNIEFRLPLEMVGSKLGFAIHNVNDTKTRQLVNVIGTSATDSVASLGTVLVPSPEIENIIKGMSHNSSRIWVVDNHGRVLAKSGDIRSSSNTWADDIEVNQPESFWLHFKQQYILPLYYKILTRPPQDFIDSLQDSTELTGSHIEKALSGKQGSTWRLTPDNKAVVLAAASPIWIDDKVMGVVIAEETTHGIRSLRNRALEKLFNVILTIMSMGTLALFIFASSISSRIRRLRDQAELAIDSQGRVRQQIVASKNRDEIGDLSRSFSSIVSRLGQYTHYLENMSSRLSHELRTPVAVVRSSLEHLGLQQLDEQSQKYVSRAQEGVSRLHLILNNLSEATRLEASLTQAESCRFSLKKVISGCMQGYQMTYPDQLFSIHIEDKAMSCDGVPEYIAQLMDKLINNAIEFHQPDSAITVSLTQYHKQAILKVSNIGPLLPKDMNSQIFESMVSIRPQGINGKPHLGLGLYIARLVTDFHHGSIKATNIIENDIEGVEICLTLPLSDEK
- the pdsR gene encoding proteobacterial dedicated sortase system response regulator; protein product: MKRIAIVEDEAAIRENYKDVLQQQGYSVQAYANRPAAMLAFNARLPDLAIIDIGLEHEIDGGFTLCQALRAMSSSLPIIFLTARDSDFDTVCGLRLGADDYLTKEVSFPHLMARIAALFRRSELIGSSPIEDNLLERGHLTIDGNRIQVYWKSQPIELTVTEFWMVHAMAKHPGHVRSRQDLMQEAKIYVDDSTITSHVKRIRKKFIVIDAEFDCIDTVYGMGYRWDNI
- the pdsO gene encoding sortase-associated OmpA-like protein PdsO, with the protein product MKKQLIAATIISTMMISNVSWANDNDNDMSEEREHTEELVGLSSGILLGAVIGGPVGAIIGAFTGTFIGKSVGDEAELSVQKQQLVQQEQKLTQTNEQLMALSTKQQSLEQVSEKYYQLQSNLAEQKANQQQTLNELTIGMNVQFKTGSSHIEPLFEQQLDNVAYMMSLSPELTIDLTGYADRRGDNDFNQALSEQRLAEVTQYLVTQGIARERLHGQAYGSTLPMHQEQNFENDFFDRRVTLKLLAPGAELAAN
- a CDS encoding marine proteobacterial sortase target protein is translated as MRPLFLISHLSIKPVCKSLCFGLLFVIYASITTAFASPSGYQEDDITQGTLEYFQQNQVIQAFALDTQVSMDVSGLLNRVTVKQVFINDSDQWVNGRYLFPLPETAAVDSMQLRIGDKVIAGQIQPKKQALQTFETAKKQGKQASLLQQQRRNLFTSDVANLGPHEQLVVEISYQQKVEYRDGLFSLRFPLAITPRYNPQADRTTEQPPLAMPSSANTATSVKQVIPELNVKMQVNIDAGFELTSLNSLYHPIKQSIAGNHYSVNFDGKQIADRDFVLQWQANVGALPQAATFYQTGKTHVINNSVGHEQTAQRQPNPVDNNMYSLLMLMPPSVEVSEQHLIARELILVIDTSGSMSGQSITQAKQALQFALAGLRDIDSFNIIEFNSDVTMLSATPLSANSRNIGKANRFIQSLDADGGTEMRSALQTALVDSVQQDSDQTDAHSEMLRQVIFMTDGAVGNEHELYQLINDQLGDSRLFTVGIGSAPNSDFMRRAATMGRGTFTYIGNESEVQQKIEQLLNKIEQPVLTNIGLYYLDGSVPDYWPTTISDLYQNEPLWVSIKSASHQQQPIIVSGNINGQYWQQQLDFEENQAAKGIDLLWANAQITSLELYKDNASRDRVNKQVEALGLLYHLVTSQTSLVAVDVTPVNPLIDSPIDVQLQPHMPHGLNASQSSQVLPQTGTASRLWLLIGFSLLGLGLLHYLWLRQRLPGQLLVIESHD
- a CDS encoding class GN sortase, producing the protein MQRTISPTKHWIVIVLLSVLGCALLLQGGYMQAKAHFAQFLIERAFEKTLADSQPHKPWSWADTHPVAKMRVLQQHNDSLQPLGSDLYVLAGASGRNLAFGPGLMLAGAALGEQGNMIIAGHRDSHFMRLQYVKVGDMIELYSTAGERVLYQITTTHVVHETDLDVLAPTAESHLTLITCYPFDQLSGNAEYRYIVEAKPIDTKPRYSVS
- the ilvN gene encoding acetolactate synthase small subunit produces the protein MRRIISVLLENQPGALSRVVGLFSQRGYNIESLTVAPTEDVTLSRLNITVIADANILEQIEKQLHKLIDILKVANITESAYIEREIALVKVKAQGDQREEVKRTADIFRGQIVDVTANIYTIQMVGTSDKIDAFIHAITDMTKVIEISRSGVVGLARGEKSMRA
- a CDS encoding acetolactate synthase 3 large subunit codes for the protein MEKLSGASMIVRSLIDEGVSHIFGYPGGSVLDIYDSLHKISGIEHILVRHEQAAVHMADGYARATGKVGVVLVTSGPGATNAITGIATAYMDSIPLVVLSGQVPSNLIGNDAFQECDMIGISRPIVKHSFLITDAKDIPETVKKAFFIAATGRPGPVVIDLPKDCLSPDILHDYVYPDSVKMRSYNPTTSGHKGQIRRGLQALLAAKKPVLYVGGGAIISGCDAQILALAERLNIPVVSTLMGLGAFPGTHKQSLGMLGMHGLYEANMAMHNTDLIFGIGVRFDDRTTNNVEKYCPNATILHIDIDPSSISKTVRVDIPIVGSADNILDGMLDLLDESKDTNDATAMAAWWSDIEIWRSRKSLEFDRTTDRIKPQQVIETLYKLTNGDAYVASDVGQHQMFAALYYPFDKPRRWINSGGLGTMGFGLPAAMGVKMAFPEATVVCVTGDGSIQMNIQELSTALQYDTPVKIINLNNRFLGMVKQWQDMIYSGRHSHSYMDSVPNFAKIAEAYGHVGMNINHPDELESKLAEALAMKDKLVFVDISVDETEHVYPMLIRGGAMNEMWLSKTEKS